A region from the Ursus arctos isolate Adak ecotype North America unplaced genomic scaffold, UrsArc2.0 scaffold_6, whole genome shotgun sequence genome encodes:
- the NDUFAF6 gene encoding NADH dehydrogenase (ubiquinone) complex I, assembly factor 6 isoform X3 has translation MWSWLRLVKDSVSEKTIGLMRMEFWKKTVDDIYCDSPPQQPVALELWKAVKRHNLTKRWLMKIIDEREKNLDDKAYRNIQELENYAENTQSSLLYLTLEILGVRDLHADHAASHIGKAQGIVTCLRATPYHGSRRRVFLPMDICMLHGVSQEDFLRKNQDKNVRDVIYDIASQAHLHLKHARSFHKSVPVKAFPAFLQTVALEDYLKKIQQVDFDIFHPSLQQKNTLLPLSLYIQSWRKRY, from the exons ATGTGGAGCTGGCTCAGGCTG GTAAAGGACTCCGTCTCTGAGAAAACAATTGGACTGATGAGAATGGAGTTTTGGAAAAAAACAGTGGACGACATATACTGTGACAGCCCACCCCAGCAGCCTGTGGCCCTCGAGCTATGGAAG gcTGTCAAAAGACATAATCTGACCAAAAGATGGCTTATGAAAATCATTGATGAAAGA gaaaaaaatttgGATGACAAAGCATATCGTAATATTCAGGAATTGGAAAATTATGCTGAAAACACACAGAGCTCTCTTCTCTACTTAACACTAGAAATATTGG GTGTAAGGGATCTTCATGCAGATCATGCCGCAAGTCACATTGGAAAAGCCCAGGGCATTGTCACGTGCTTGAGAGCGACGCCCTATCATGGTAGCAGAAGAAGGGTGTTCCTTCCCATGGATATTTGTATGCTG CATGGTGTTTCACAAGAGGATTTTCTACGGAAGAACCAAGATAAAAATGTGAGAGATGTGATATATGACATTGCCAGTCAGGCACACTTGCACCTGAAGCAC GCTAGGTCCTTCCACAAAAGTGTTCCTGTGAAAGcatttcctgcttttcttcaGACG GTTGCTCTGGAGGACTACTTAAAGAAAATTCAACAGGTGGACTTTGACATATTCCACCCATCTTTACAGCAGAAGAATACGTTACTTCCATTATCATTGTATATTCAGTCATGgagaaaaagatattaa
- the NDUFAF6 gene encoding NADH dehydrogenase (ubiquinone) complex I, assembly factor 6 isoform X4, whose amino-acid sequence MKIIDEREKNLDDKAYRNIQELENYAENTQSSLLYLTLEILGVRDLHADHAASHIGKAQGIVTCLRATPYHGSRRRVFLPMDICMLHGVSQEDFLRKNQDKNVRDVIYDIASQAHLHLKHARSFHKSVPVKAFPAFLQTVALEDYLKKIQQVDFDIFHPSLQQKNTLLPLSLYIQSWRKRY is encoded by the exons ATGAAAATCATTGATGAAAGA gaaaaaaatttgGATGACAAAGCATATCGTAATATTCAGGAATTGGAAAATTATGCTGAAAACACACAGAGCTCTCTTCTCTACTTAACACTAGAAATATTGG GTGTAAGGGATCTTCATGCAGATCATGCCGCAAGTCACATTGGAAAAGCCCAGGGCATTGTCACGTGCTTGAGAGCGACGCCCTATCATGGTAGCAGAAGAAGGGTGTTCCTTCCCATGGATATTTGTATGCTG CATGGTGTTTCACAAGAGGATTTTCTACGGAAGAACCAAGATAAAAATGTGAGAGATGTGATATATGACATTGCCAGTCAGGCACACTTGCACCTGAAGCAC GCTAGGTCCTTCCACAAAAGTGTTCCTGTGAAAGcatttcctgcttttcttcaGACG GTTGCTCTGGAGGACTACTTAAAGAAAATTCAACAGGTGGACTTTGACATATTCCACCCATCTTTACAGCAGAAGAATACGTTACTTCCATTATCATTGTATATTCAGTCATGgagaaaaagatattaa